The genomic window TTTATAATGATGACAATTGGAAACGATTTGATCGTGCAGCAGAGCTAGCGGATAAAAAAGGCGTAACGACTATTGAAATCGCACTGGCTTATGTATTAAATCAATCATTCCCAACAGCTGCTATTATCGGGCCTCAAAACAAAGAAGAGATGGTATCTTGTGCGCAAGGGGCAAGTATCGTATTGTCAGAAGACGAAATTAATTGGCTTAACTTGGATGTTGCTACACACTCTTCTTAATTCTTATAAACTAAGTGACAATAAAAAGGTACAGAAGGAGACCCTTCTGTACCTTTTCTCTAGAATTCTTGTTTCGGTGCAGACTGAGAGTGAACAAGATCATATTCAACTTCTTGTTTTGGAGGAGACTTTTCATCTACACTATAGTATCCAAATTCTTGTTTTGGGCTAGCATCAATGCTTCCTGATGGAAGTAACAAAGACACTACGATCAACATAGACGTAAAAAAGACGGACATTTTCTTCAAGTTTGATCAACTCCTAGTATAGTTCGTTTTCTTGACATTTCGAGTGCATATTCAGAAAACACTAAAGCTGTTTCGAACTTGTCTTGTTGTTTAAAATGATTTGCTATTTCCTCGCCAAGCTCTTGGCACTCAAAGTAATTTTCTCCTGATTCCAGTTTTCGTAAACCTTCCTCTATCAGAAGTATATCATTATTGAGGTATAATCCACGACAAATTAAGCATTTAGCTACTATCTCCTCTGATTGGTGCTGTGTAGCAACAGCCTCTAATTCTTCTAGACCACCTTTGTATTGACCCGTTCTCATGTACAGATGAGTTAAATGATACTGTGCTTTTAAGGCTAAGGGCGATGTGGAGAATGCTTCGTAAGTAAGCGCTTCTTTAAAATAGAAAATCGCTTCATCAAAATGTGTTAGCATAATGCGATTCGCACCCATGTTATATAAGTTCAATGCATAGGTATATGGGAATGGCGTAGATGCTTTCAAGATTTCGGCATAGAGTCGTTCTGCCTCATCGTAACGTCTTAGCTCTGTATTGATTGCAGCTAAGACTTGTTTGCATGTAATTTCATTCAGTCGATACGTGTCGTTTTTTTCGAAAAACTCTAATGCTTGTTCCATATAGGAAAAAGCAAATGTATATTGATCGATTCGATAATAACTGATACCTAATTTTTGATAGAACTCTGCTTTTTCTGCAGAATCATTGACTTTTTCGATTAAACGTTCTGCTATTTTATAAGTACGAATGGCTGATTTGTAACGTCCATGCATAAATTCTGCCTGTCCTGAAACGTAATAATACATAAAGCGTAAGTAATCATCTGTCTCAACACAAACATCGTATAAGCTGTCTTCATCGACATTAGCACCTTGTTCCTGTCTATTTCGTAGTAATTGAAATCGAAAATCAATTAACTGATAATAAGCCAACATTTTGTCATCTGGCTCCATTTGTTTAACGAGTGCATCTACATCACTTTTTAATTCTTTTGCAGATTGAAGATCACCACTAATCATACAACTATGCCATTGCACTAGACTTTCTCCAACGAGCTCTGCTGATAAGACGTTCAACATCATCCCTCTTTTCAAGTTAGTTAAACGATTCATAAATAGTTTACAATTTTTATAATAGAAAATATACCCTTTTAGTAAAGGTACACGAATCTTCCATAATTTTATACTCCTTTATTTAGAACAATGTTATCGCCTCCATTGAGTTAAAAGTTAAAAACGCCTTTTAAGGGCGTTTTAGGTTAATGCTTAGTGTAAAAAACGTAAAAAGCTATACCCCTAGTAGATCTGGTAACGCATTTGAAAAGATTGGGAAATACATTACGAGTAATAGAACAACAATGCTAGCTACTAGATAAGGTCCTATACCTTTAACAATGCTTTCTGAAGAAACGCCAGAGATTCCACTTGCCACAAACAAGTTTAAACCGACAGGTGGTGTAAATAAACCAATAGCAAGGCCAACCGTCATCATAACACCAATGGTGGTTGGATCTACTCCTACTTCAAGTAGGACAGGCATCAGTAACGGTATAAAGATGTAAAACGCAGAAATGGTATCAATAAATGCCCCAACAATTAACAATATTACTGCAACAAGAAGTAATAGAAGCAAAGGGTTTGTTGTGATTTGCAAGATGCTTGATGTTATGGTAGTGGCTATTTTTTGAGTTGTAATGATGTATGAGAATAACGAGGCAACTCCAATTATAAGCATAATAACCGCTGATTGAACAGAAGCATCTACTAAAATTTTTGGGATGTGCTTCAATTTCAATTCTCGGTAGAACAAGAAACCGACAAGGAGAGAGTAAAAAACTGCAACGACGGCCGCTTCCGTTGGAGTGAACATGCCAGAATAAATTCCACCTAATATAATGATAGGGATCATCAGCCCTAATAATGCTTTTAGAAAAGCTTTCGTTACTTCTATAGCTTGTGCTTTTTCAATTGTAACAGCCGCTTCTCCATTGTCCACTTGCCGTTTTTGGTTTCGTTTATTTACGATCATACTTGCTATGAGTAAACTTATAGCAAGCAACACCCCAGGAACAATCCCGGCGATAAACAATCGCCCTATTGAAATACTAATAATGTCACTGGCAATCACGCCAAAAATAATAAACGCGATACTTGGCGGTAGAATGATGCCCAACGAACCGGCACTAGCCACCAATGCAGAGGCAGAGTTTGCTTTGAATCCGTTTTTTACTAAGGCTGGTATCAAGATAGTCCCCATTGCTGCAACAGTGGCAGGACCTGAACCTGATATGGCTGAAAAGAAAAATGCTGCTACAATTGTCACGATGACAATGCCATTTTTTCGATGGCCGAATGCTAAATAGGCAAAATCGATTAACCGACTTGATATGCCTGAATATCCCATAATAACACCTGCTAACACAAAAAACGGAATGGCTAGTAATGTAAAGGACGAAATGGAAGAATACATTATGCTCGGCAACAGAGCCAGAGAAGATATCCCTGAATCCATGAGCAATACAATCACAGCTGCGATACCAAGAGCAAATGCTACCGGCAGATTCATAAAGATTAAAAGGAAAAAAAGAACAAACATTAGCGCTGTTAGCATTTACATCTTCAACTCCTTTGAATCTGCGTCTGTTTTTGGTAGAGGTAGCTTCTGATCTCTTTTTAATCGAATGACCATCATTTCAACCGTTCGTATCATGCATAATAGCGAACCTAAAGGAATCGCCCCAGTGAAGATCCACTGTGGGATGTTTAATGCCGGCGTCACTCTACCTCGTTCCATTTGATTGAACACGAGTTCCATACCGAAGAAAAGTGTTAAAGATAAAAAGAATAACATGAGCAAACTAGTCAAGATCACAAGAAATCGTTGAATAGATGGATTGAATTTAGTGAAAAAATAATGGAACCCAAAATGGGATTGGCGTCTTATAGCAATAGAAGCACCTACGAATGTAGCTAATACGAACAAATTAATGGTGATCTCTTCTGCAAATGCAAAAGATGTATCAAAGAAATACCTTGAGAGGACGTTTGCAAATGTGATACATGCCATCCCTGCCATAGCAATCATCACAATCGTATTCTCTATGAACGCTAAGAATTTCACCCTTCATCCACCTCACTTCCATTTGCTTCTTTTAAGAACGTGTTTAAATGTCTATCTCCCCAGACCTCTCTAAAATGATCGTAAACGTTTTGAGAACTTTCTCTAAACTGTTCAATTTCATCATCAGTTGGATAATAGATTTCCATTCCTTTTTCCTCTAGTTCGGCTATTTGAGCCTCTTCTTTCTGACGAGTTAAGCTAATTTGATAGTCGTTCGCTTCACTTGCGACTTTTTTTATGAGGTCTTGATCTGAATGGGATAATGAGTCAAATAAGTCTTTATTCATACCGAATACAAGTGCATCATAGACGTAGTTCCACATTGTCATGTACTTCTGTACTTCTATTAGACCTGCTGAATAGGTAACATCTACTGGATTTTCTTGACCATCAATTGTTCCTTGTTGTAGCGCTGTATACACTTCTGAAAACGCCATTGTAATCGGGTCTGCTGATTGGCTCCGGTAAAGATTCGTAAAGACACCCATACTTGGTACGCGAATTTTTAAATGATCGAGGTCGTCAGGATTCCTTATGGGACGAGTGTCATTTGTAATTTGTCTGAAACCACTCTCTCCAAAACCAAGAGGCTCTACCCCTCTTTCTCTCAACATTTGATTAATAATCTCCCCGCTCTCTCCATTCAATACACGCTCTGCATCACTAAAGTCATTGATTAAAAAAGGTGCACTTAAAACTCCAAATCTAGGATCAATGCCTGCATAGATAATACTAGAGTTGTAAGAAAAATCTTTTAATCCATCCATTAGCTGTTCAACGCCAGCTTCAGGGTTTCCAGCAGATAATTGTTCATTTGTATAAACATCGACTACGAAACGTCCATTACTTTCTCTTTCTAAAT from Shouchella hunanensis includes these protein-coding regions:
- a CDS encoding TRAP transporter large permease, which codes for MLTALMFVLFFLLIFMNLPVAFALGIAAVIVLLMDSGISSLALLPSIMYSSISSFTLLAIPFFVLAGVIMGYSGISSRLIDFAYLAFGHRKNGIVIVTIVAAFFFSAISGSGPATVAAMGTILIPALVKNGFKANSASALVASAGSLGIILPPSIAFIIFGVIASDIISISIGRLFIAGIVPGVLLAISLLIASMIVNKRNQKRQVDNGEAAVTIEKAQAIEVTKAFLKALLGLMIPIIILGGIYSGMFTPTEAAVVAVFYSLLVGFLFYRELKLKHIPKILVDASVQSAVIMLIIGVASLFSYIITTQKIATTITSSILQITTNPLLLLLLVAVILLIVGAFIDTISAFYIFIPLLMPVLLEVGVDPTTIGVMMTVGLAIGLFTPPVGLNLFVASGISGVSSESIVKGIGPYLVASIVVLLLVMYFPIFSNALPDLLGV
- a CDS encoding TRAP transporter small permease, translated to MKFLAFIENTIVMIAMAGMACITFANVLSRYFFDTSFAFAEEITINLFVLATFVGASIAIRRQSHFGFHYFFTKFNPSIQRFLVILTSLLMLFFLSLTLFFGMELVFNQMERGRVTPALNIPQWIFTGAIPLGSLLCMIRTVEMMVIRLKRDQKLPLPKTDADSKELKM
- a CDS encoding DctP family TRAP transporter solute-binding subunit, with product MVKKIINKSLFLLLLVGLGGCTSNASVAEEMYEWKMTVTVGPGSTWYAGAIKFAEDLERESNGRFVVDVYTNEQLSAGNPEAGVEQLMDGLKDFSYNSSIIYAGIDPRFGVLSAPFLINDFSDAERVLNGESGEIINQMLRERGVEPLGFGESGFRQITNDTRPIRNPDDLDHLKIRVPSMGVFTNLYRSQSADPITMAFSEVYTALQQGTIDGQENPVDVTYSAGLIEVQKYMTMWNYVYDALVFGMNKDLFDSLSHSDQDLIKKVASEANDYQISLTRQKEEAQIAELEEKGMEIYYPTDDEIEQFRESSQNVYDHFREVWGDRHLNTFLKEANGSEVDEG